The proteins below come from a single Borrelia puertoricensis genomic window:
- a CDS encoding Mlp family lipoprotein translates to MNKINFILILLLLISSCEYEHGNATPKSRVKRNFEEQEEVQKTPEDALREKLNETQKTNLDFLKQALGNDDLFNKFLNHDESKIKEALEHIKTELEKCNGNDEGKSTFKTVVQGYFSKMDESTLNGFKTQATSTCGAGG, encoded by the coding sequence ATGAATAAAATTAATTTTATTTTGATTTTATTATTACTAATTAGTAGTTGTGAATATGAGCATGGAAATGCTACACCTAAGAGTAGAGTTAAAAGAAACTTCGAAGAACAAGAAGAAGTACAAAAAACACCTGAGGACGCATTAAGAGAAAAGCTAAATGAAACTCAAAAAACAAATCTAGATTTTTTAAAACAAGCTTTGGGTAATGATGACCTTTTTAACAAATTTTTAAATCATGATGAATCTAAAATAAAGGAAGCACTTGAACATATAAAGACTGAACTTGAAAAATGTAATGGAAATGATGAAGGTAAAAGCACTTTTAAAACCGTTGTACAAGGATACTTTAGCAAAATGGATGAAAGTACGCTCAATGGTTTTAAAACTCAAGCAACAAGCACCTGTGGAGCAGGTGGTTAA
- a CDS encoding DUF603 domain-containing protein, with the protein MSRIKKSFDDYVVYFREGKLNNTGIAKELGVSRVNVGKMRRKWEEIKDDPEYINGAAKLTICEDTLNNILFHASQSTAQARDLKSQFSMAKSMLGLEFINSFSRYLELELKTHNYKIEELESQISNLYKKTLSKKVAHSEEESRELEELKLKLDELKRERELKKMSLCYKTMLKLKATDTDVRSKLQI; encoded by the coding sequence ATGAGTAGGATAAAGAAATCGTTTGATGATTATGTTGTGTATTTTAGAGAAGGGAAGCTTAATAACACTGGTATAGCAAAAGAGCTTGGAGTTAGTCGTGTTAATGTAGGAAAGATGAGACGCAAATGGGAAGAGATTAAGGATGACCCTGAGTATATTAATGGTGCTGCTAAGCTTACTATTTGTGAAGATACTTTAAATAATATCTTATTTCATGCATCACAAAGTACAGCCCAGGCGCGTGATCTTAAAAGTCAGTTTAGTATGGCTAAAAGTATGTTGGGACTAGAATTTATAAATTCATTTAGTCGTTATTTAGAGTTAGAACTTAAAACTCATAATTACAAAATAGAAGAACTCGAGTCTCAAATTAGCAATCTTTACAAGAAGACTTTAAGTAAAAAAGTTGCACATTCAGAAGAAGAGAGTCGTGAGCTTGAAGAGTTAAAACTTAAACTCGATGAGCTTAAAAGGGAGAGAGAACTTAAGAAAATGTCACTATGTTACAAGACAATGCTAAAGCTTAAAGCTACTGATACAGATGTGCGCTCTAAATTACAAATTTAA